Proteins co-encoded in one Marinobacter qingdaonensis genomic window:
- a CDS encoding TRAP transporter substrate-binding protein, whose product MNRLFRTAAAAALLAVSPLSLAEDTFTLRLAQTWGPNSPILGETVEHMAEMAKTMSNGRLDIRIDPSNKHKAPFGIFDLVRNGQYDMGHTASYYYKGTIPNAMYFTTVPFGMIAPEQYAWFYHGEGMDLMQEVYEPYGLLSFPGGNTGNQMGGWFRDEINSLDDLKGIKMRTPGFAGEVMAELGVAVTNIPPGELYSSLERGTIDAVEWVGPALDFSMGFHQIAKNYYSGWQEPGAEVQFLINKGSWDKLPKDLQEILRVAMRTAAYDMYIQSTHESGVAWDRMKENYPDVTHRTFPPEVIEALRSATNKLLKEAAEGDELAARIIASQREYLRQVRQWTNISDKAYLDSVAGE is encoded by the coding sequence ATGAATCGTCTGTTCCGGACGGCCGCCGCCGCGGCGCTGCTGGCCGTCAGTCCGCTCAGCCTGGCTGAGGATACGTTTACCCTGCGCCTTGCGCAGACCTGGGGACCCAATTCGCCGATTCTGGGCGAAACCGTCGAACACATGGCCGAGATGGCCAAGACCATGTCCAATGGCCGGTTGGACATCCGCATTGATCCGTCCAACAAGCACAAGGCGCCCTTTGGCATTTTTGACCTGGTGCGCAACGGCCAGTACGACATGGGCCACACCGCGTCCTATTACTACAAGGGCACCATTCCCAACGCCATGTACTTCACCACCGTGCCCTTCGGCATGATCGCGCCGGAGCAGTACGCCTGGTTCTATCACGGTGAGGGCATGGACCTGATGCAGGAAGTCTACGAGCCCTACGGCCTGCTGTCGTTTCCAGGCGGCAACACCGGCAACCAGATGGGTGGCTGGTTCCGGGACGAGATCAACTCCCTGGACGACCTGAAGGGCATCAAGATGCGGACCCCGGGGTTTGCCGGCGAAGTCATGGCGGAACTGGGAGTTGCGGTGACCAACATCCCGCCGGGTGAGCTGTACAGCTCGCTCGAGCGCGGCACCATCGACGCCGTGGAATGGGTCGGTCCGGCCCTGGATTTCAGCATGGGTTTCCATCAGATCGCCAAGAACTACTACTCCGGCTGGCAGGAGCCGGGCGCCGAGGTGCAGTTCCTGATCAACAAGGGCTCCTGGGACAAGCTGCCCAAGGACCTGCAGGAAATCCTGCGGGTTGCCATGCGCACCGCGGCCTACGACATGTACATCCAGAGCACCCACGAGAGTGGCGTGGCCTGGGACCGCATGAAGGAAAACTACCCGGACGTTACTCACCGGACCTTCCCGCCGGAAGTGATCGAGGCCCTGCGCTCGGCCACCAACAAGCTGCTGAAAGAGGCCGCCGAGGGCGACGAACTGGCGGCGCGGATCATCGCCTCCCAGCGTGAATACCTGCGCCAGGTGCGCCAGTGGACCAACATCTCCGACAAGGCCTACCTCGACAGTGTCGCCGGAGAATAA
- a CDS encoding response regulator, with protein sequence MDTNDQLEQHRARLAALRANYLKGLPQRLERLDYLVRSIPVERTYREDGGELRSRLNITYQEFHKVAGSAGSVGLHAMSEAAKAVLQILDHWFTDATEEPLSKQGQILDLLSTMGQADDAGSESSDAAPRPESRTIHVVDDNPLTANEMQVWLEEAGFDAQVFMSATIYGDTFEVLPRPDLIIMDINFGDEPNAGPRIVDFLKQKLGNLPPVAFLSIRDDMEARLAALRAGASRYLNKPVSRRELVELAHEYVDKRDASAFRVLMVDDDETTLSVTQAILERAGLEVCAIANPLDTLDAARNFNPDLFLLDVLMPEVSGTEVAATLRQDRQFDVIPILFLTSDSHPDQKVMGAALGGDDFILKPFDPDYLLTAVMARARRSRRLREVLALRQPG encoded by the coding sequence ATGGACACCAACGATCAGCTCGAACAGCATCGGGCGCGGCTGGCGGCACTGCGCGCCAATTACCTCAAGGGCCTGCCCCAGCGACTGGAGCGGCTGGATTATCTGGTGCGTTCCATTCCGGTGGAACGCACGTACCGGGAGGACGGTGGCGAGTTGCGCTCGCGCCTGAACATCACCTACCAGGAATTCCACAAGGTGGCCGGTTCGGCCGGCTCCGTCGGCCTGCACGCCATGTCCGAGGCGGCCAAGGCGGTGCTGCAGATCCTCGACCACTGGTTCACCGACGCCACCGAGGAACCCCTGAGCAAACAGGGCCAGATCCTGGATCTGTTGAGCACCATGGGCCAGGCCGACGACGCCGGCAGCGAGAGCAGCGATGCCGCGCCCCGGCCGGAGTCCCGCACCATCCACGTTGTCGATGACAACCCGCTGACCGCGAACGAGATGCAGGTGTGGCTGGAGGAAGCCGGTTTCGATGCCCAGGTGTTCATGTCCGCCACCATCTACGGCGACACCTTCGAGGTGCTGCCCCGGCCCGACCTGATCATCATGGACATCAATTTTGGCGACGAGCCCAACGCGGGGCCGCGCATTGTCGACTTCCTGAAACAGAAGCTGGGCAACCTGCCCCCGGTGGCGTTCCTGTCCATCCGGGACGACATGGAAGCGCGCCTGGCGGCCCTGCGCGCTGGCGCCTCCCGCTACCTCAACAAACCGGTATCACGCCGGGAATTGGTGGAGCTGGCGCACGAATACGTGGACAAACGGGATGCCTCCGCCTTCCGGGTGCTGATGGTGGACGACGACGAGACCACTCTGTCGGTGACCCAGGCCATCCTGGAGCGGGCCGGCCTGGAGGTGTGCGCCATCGCCAACCCGCTGGACACCCTGGACGCGGCCCGGAACTTCAACCCCGACCTGTTCCTGCTGGATGTGCTCATGCCCGAGGTCTCGGGTACCGAAGTGGCGGCAACCCTGCGCCAGGACCGGCAGTTCGACGTCATCCCGATCCTGTTCCTGACCTCGGACAGCCATCCGGACCAGAAGGTCATGGGCGCCGCCCTGGGGGGCGACGACTTCATCCTCAAGCCCTTCGACCCGGATTATCTGCTCACCGCCGTGATGGCCCGGGCCCGGCGCTCACGGCGGCTGCGCGAGGTGCTGGCGCTGCGCCAGCCGGGCTGA
- a CDS encoding methyl-accepting chemotaxis protein, with amino-acid sequence MSFVNNLRIRTRLLAAVLVPVLLTAATIAWITASQIQANGEAELKRLEANLLEARKTGLKNLVDAARAVVLEAKNDPDLSEAEAKAEAAARLRTIRFDKTNYVFAYTRDVVNLAYAPDPSKEGPTNNPTLKKLVGALFDAAESGGFYSYEWMNPGSGNEEPKVSYSTIIPGWDWMIGAGVYVTNIDREVAAARAEIEQNRSATLGFILLVTAVVVAISVVIGLVVGRTVTKPLKTVTDMMQEIADGEGDLRQRLPDEGSNELAELGRRFNAFVTKIQDTIREVGATTDQVASAAEELSRVANETRASVQEQGSETDQIASAINEMAATIQQISGNANEVESAASDADRVARDGGETISSAQGAVNELSGEIEESARTINALAEKSDDIQQVLDVIHAVTEQTNLLALNAAIEAARAGEHGRGFSVVADEVRQLARRSAESADQIREMIGGFVAESRSAVERMTKSRDRSAETVERINHASGALATIEKSVSQIHDQVTQIATAAEQQSQVAEEINQNVVRIVDAAQRSDTGVTQTNEASQELARLGESLRGLVSQFKV; translated from the coding sequence ATGAGCTTTGTCAACAACCTGCGGATTCGCACCCGATTACTGGCAGCGGTACTGGTGCCGGTACTGCTTACGGCGGCCACCATTGCCTGGATTACCGCCAGTCAGATCCAGGCCAATGGTGAGGCGGAACTGAAGCGCCTGGAGGCCAACCTGCTGGAGGCTCGCAAAACCGGGCTGAAGAATCTGGTGGATGCGGCCCGCGCGGTGGTGTTGGAAGCCAAGAACGATCCCGACCTGTCGGAAGCGGAGGCCAAGGCCGAGGCCGCGGCTCGTCTGCGGACCATCCGTTTCGACAAGACCAATTACGTGTTCGCCTACACCCGCGACGTGGTCAACCTGGCCTACGCGCCGGACCCGTCCAAGGAGGGGCCGACCAACAACCCGACCCTGAAGAAACTGGTGGGTGCCCTGTTTGATGCTGCAGAGTCGGGCGGCTTCTACAGCTACGAATGGATGAACCCGGGCTCGGGCAACGAAGAGCCCAAGGTGTCTTACTCCACCATCATCCCGGGCTGGGACTGGATGATCGGTGCCGGTGTCTACGTCACCAACATTGATCGGGAAGTCGCCGCGGCCCGGGCCGAGATTGAGCAGAACCGGTCCGCCACCCTGGGCTTCATCCTGCTGGTGACCGCCGTGGTGGTGGCCATTTCCGTGGTGATCGGCCTGGTGGTCGGGCGTACGGTCACTAAGCCGCTGAAGACCGTTACCGACATGATGCAGGAAATTGCCGACGGTGAGGGCGACCTGCGCCAGCGTCTGCCGGATGAGGGCTCCAACGAACTGGCGGAGCTCGGACGCCGGTTCAATGCCTTTGTCACCAAGATCCAGGACACCATCCGGGAGGTGGGTGCCACCACCGACCAAGTGGCCTCGGCCGCCGAAGAGTTGAGTCGGGTGGCCAACGAAACCCGCGCTTCTGTGCAGGAGCAGGGCTCGGAGACCGACCAGATCGCCTCCGCCATCAACGAAATGGCGGCCACCATCCAGCAGATCTCCGGCAACGCCAACGAGGTCGAGAGTGCCGCCTCCGACGCCGACCGGGTCGCCCGCGACGGCGGGGAGACCATCTCCAGCGCCCAGGGCGCGGTCAATGAGCTGTCCGGCGAGATCGAGGAGAGCGCCCGTACCATCAATGCCCTGGCGGAGAAGTCGGACGACATTCAGCAGGTGCTGGACGTGATTCACGCGGTCACCGAGCAGACCAACCTGTTGGCTCTGAACGCCGCCATCGAGGCCGCCCGCGCCGGCGAACACGGCCGTGGTTTCTCGGTGGTGGCCGACGAGGTGCGCCAGCTGGCCCGGCGCAGCGCCGAGTCTGCCGACCAGATCCGAGAAATGATCGGTGGCTTCGTCGCCGAATCCCGCTCGGCGGTGGAGCGCATGACCAAGTCCCGCGACCGGTCGGCGGAGACCGTGGAACGGATCAATCACGCCTCCGGCGCGTTGGCGACCATTGAGAAGTCGGTCAGCCAGATCCACGACCAGGTGACCCAGATTGCCACCGCGGCCGAGCAGCAGAGCCAGGTGGCTGAGGAAATCAACCAGAACGTGGTGCGCATTGTCGATGCCGCCCAGCGCAGCGACACCGGCGTGACCCAGACCAACGAAGCCAGCCAGGAACTGGCGCGCCTGGGCGAGAGCCTGCGCGGCCTGGTCAGTCAGTTCAAGGTCTGA
- a CDS encoding CHAD domain-containing protein, with protein sequence MKHLFLIRHAKSSWADDTLHDRERPLNARGQRQLVPLGRALARAGAFAGKVCASPAARAQQTLAGIRPAGLPETAAQTDPALYTFDRRRLADWLKRCDGAETLAIVGHNPALLELAQWLLKHPPQQLPTASFLHLRLPIAHWHQLAKGKARLESLQTPNDFSYTEFARKRRKRADTDGSRPDRDIPAALSHQLQWLAQLEPGVRLGLDEEFLHQYRIALRRSRAIAEAVQAVTGDKHLLPAIKGLKRAARATSTLRDLHVWLGQLPGLGADNDDVVTALHTYFERQADEQQAALVQRLDSNRHRRDLTDWQALVESRQFRRLTAGLQPGDIRTAVAQRIREYNRRTAELLFDSPDGDVHRLRKLLKRIRYLMELDRAGWKPTLKEVKQRQQLFGRFQDLHAQVELMRQFERDAPDTLPAAVANLRRELEWQKADARRQTLALRGLDGPTL encoded by the coding sequence ATGAAGCACCTGTTCCTGATTCGACACGCCAAATCCAGCTGGGCCGATGACACCCTGCACGACCGGGAACGGCCGTTGAACGCCCGGGGCCAACGGCAACTGGTCCCCTTGGGCCGCGCCCTGGCGCGTGCCGGCGCCTTCGCGGGCAAAGTGTGCGCCAGCCCCGCCGCCCGGGCCCAGCAGACCCTTGCGGGCATACGCCCCGCCGGCTTGCCCGAGACGGCGGCGCAGACCGACCCGGCGCTGTACACCTTCGACCGTCGCCGGCTGGCGGACTGGCTGAAACGCTGTGACGGCGCCGAGACCCTGGCCATCGTCGGCCACAACCCGGCCCTGCTGGAACTGGCGCAGTGGCTGCTCAAGCACCCGCCCCAGCAACTGCCCACCGCCAGCTTCCTGCACCTGCGCCTGCCCATTGCGCACTGGCACCAACTGGCCAAGGGCAAGGCCCGCCTGGAGTCGCTGCAAACCCCCAACGACTTCAGCTACACCGAGTTTGCCCGCAAACGCCGCAAGCGGGCCGATACCGACGGCAGCCGACCGGACCGGGACATCCCCGCCGCCCTCAGCCACCAGTTGCAGTGGCTGGCGCAGCTGGAGCCCGGAGTCCGCCTGGGCCTGGACGAGGAATTCCTGCACCAGTACCGGATTGCCCTGCGCCGCAGCCGCGCCATTGCCGAGGCGGTCCAGGCGGTCACCGGCGACAAGCACCTGCTGCCTGCGATTAAGGGCTTGAAACGGGCAGCCAGGGCCACCAGCACACTGAGGGACCTGCACGTCTGGCTTGGCCAGCTGCCGGGCCTCGGCGCCGACAACGACGACGTGGTGACCGCCCTGCACACCTATTTTGAGCGCCAGGCCGACGAGCAACAGGCCGCCCTGGTGCAACGCCTGGACAGCAATCGCCATCGCCGAGACCTGACCGACTGGCAGGCTCTGGTCGAGTCCCGTCAATTCCGCCGGTTAACCGCCGGCCTGCAACCGGGGGACATCCGAACCGCCGTTGCGCAACGTATCAGGGAATACAATCGGCGTACCGCGGAACTGCTGTTCGACTCACCGGACGGGGACGTACATCGGCTGCGCAAGCTGCTCAAACGCATCCGCTACCTGATGGAACTGGACCGGGCCGGCTGGAAACCAACCCTGAAGGAGGTCAAGCAGCGCCAGCAGCTGTTTGGCCGCTTCCAGGACCTGCACGCTCAGGTTGAGTTGATGCGGCAGTTCGAACGGGACGCACCGGACACGCTGCCCGCCGCCGTTGCCAACCTGAGACGGGAGCTGGAATGGCAAAAAGCGGACGCCCGTCGACAGACCCTGGCTTTGCGAGGACTTGATGGACCCACGCTATGA
- a CDS encoding DUF393 domain-containing protein — MDPRYDTLFYDGQCPLCTREIRTLRRLQRGRLLFADVHEQAQDSETLPNREQLLRRLHLMTWDGEWVSGLQANVRAWSHTRLGFLFRPLLWPIIHPIARAVYERWADRRYERKYACALCAGDGDRLSQS; from the coding sequence ATGGACCCACGCTATGACACCCTGTTTTACGACGGCCAATGCCCGCTGTGCACCCGCGAGATCAGGACGCTACGGCGCCTGCAGCGTGGTCGGTTGCTGTTTGCGGACGTGCACGAGCAGGCCCAAGACAGCGAGACCCTGCCCAACCGGGAACAGCTGTTGCGGCGGTTGCACCTGATGACCTGGGACGGCGAATGGGTCTCCGGCCTGCAGGCCAATGTCCGGGCTTGGTCCCACACCCGCCTGGGCTTCCTGTTCCGGCCGCTGCTCTGGCCGATCATCCACCCCATCGCCCGGGCCGTCTACGAACGCTGGGCCGACCGCCGCTACGAGCGCAAATACGCCTGCGCCCTGTGCGCAGGTGATGGCGACCGGCTGAGCCAGTCCTGA
- a CDS encoding YchJ family protein, with product MTEQAPLASCPCGSGQTYPTCCQRFHLGEPAPTPEALMRSRYSAFVHGLVDYLQQTWHPSTRPADLSLDDSPAWTSLTILGSGQQGDSGQVQFRAVYRVGTGWGFLEERSAFVREQGRWYYLSGDTREGTLKPGRNDPCPCGSGRKYKVCCQ from the coding sequence ATGACCGAACAAGCCCCCCTGGCGAGCTGCCCCTGCGGTTCCGGCCAGACCTACCCGACCTGTTGCCAGCGCTTTCACCTGGGGGAGCCGGCACCGACCCCGGAAGCCCTGATGCGCTCCCGCTACAGTGCCTTCGTGCACGGCCTGGTCGACTACCTGCAGCAGACCTGGCACCCCAGTACCCGGCCCGCAGACCTGAGCCTGGACGACTCGCCGGCCTGGACGTCACTGACGATCCTTGGAAGCGGGCAGCAGGGCGACAGCGGGCAGGTCCAGTTCCGGGCCGTCTACCGGGTGGGGACGGGCTGGGGCTTTCTGGAGGAACGTTCGGCATTTGTCCGGGAGCAGGGCCGCTGGTACTACCTCAGTGGCGATACCCGCGAGGGCACCCTGAAGCCCGGCCGTAACGATCCCTGCCCGTGCGGCAGCGGACGCAAATACAAAGTCTGCTGTCAATGA
- a CDS encoding sulfite exporter TauE/SafE family protein, producing MDDISPLQILLANLAILAGSCLQGVAGYGIGTLAAPLLFLVSPLLLPGPLILNATVLTILMLIRNRGALQVRQVRFAIWGGALGTALAGLTLLVLSPTGFELIFGVLILTGVALSVAGLRPTLNARNSVIAGAASTYMGTITAVGGPPIAMIYQNEKGPLVRANMSAFFLTASFFSLSALLLSGYLGLRELQLFGLTFPGVLIGFWLSGRLVNRMPFNGLRPVILAVAAAAGSAALVRGLWSL from the coding sequence TTGGACGACATCAGCCCGTTGCAGATCCTGCTTGCCAACCTCGCCATCCTTGCCGGCTCCTGCCTGCAGGGCGTCGCCGGCTACGGCATAGGTACCCTGGCCGCGCCGCTGCTGTTCCTGGTCAGCCCGCTGCTGCTACCCGGACCGCTGATCCTGAACGCCACCGTGCTGACCATCCTGATGCTGATCCGCAATCGCGGCGCGCTGCAGGTGCGCCAGGTCCGGTTCGCCATCTGGGGCGGTGCCCTGGGTACCGCCCTGGCCGGCCTCACCCTGCTGGTGCTGTCACCGACCGGTTTCGAGCTGATCTTCGGGGTGCTGATTCTGACCGGCGTAGCCCTGAGCGTGGCCGGCCTGCGCCCAACCCTGAATGCCCGCAACAGCGTGATCGCCGGTGCCGCCTCCACTTACATGGGCACCATTACCGCTGTGGGCGGCCCGCCGATCGCGATGATCTACCAGAATGAAAAAGGCCCGCTGGTGCGCGCCAACATGTCGGCGTTCTTCCTCACCGCCAGCTTTTTCAGCCTCAGCGCCCTACTGTTGTCCGGCTACCTGGGGCTGCGGGAATTGCAGCTGTTCGGGCTCACCTTCCCCGGCGTGCTGATCGGCTTCTGGCTGTCCGGGCGGCTGGTCAACCGCATGCCCTTCAACGGTCTGCGCCCAGTGATTCTCGCCGTTGCCGCGGCCGCCGGCTCGGCTGCGCTGGTCCGGGGGCTGTGGTCGCTGTAG
- a CDS encoding HD-GYP domain-containing protein, whose amino-acid sequence MNRLHQDIVETQIDVDELSIGMHVVRLDRPWEDTNFLIQGFVIRDNEEIQALRAQCRHVFIEGRVETSATPRASSPGKAKPKSGLFGLFKRNGQKKAQPAAPSQPPAPAKSVKPRRRVNYMNQVDVGTEMPIAKVRFEDAQKTAKSIMSGLRMGRTLDLNNARSVVNSCVESVLRNENALMLLSKIKNQDEYTAEHCINVAILSAAFGKHLGLLEGEIRNLALCGLLHDVGKTQIPDQILNKPGALTPAEFEQMRGHTTHGRSILMGTSQSLNTAVDVAYSHHERMDGQGYPRGLQGHQIPLFAKIVGLVDTYDAITSNRCYDKGRASMQALDIIHKHRGTQFDTELAEAFIQMVGIYPPGSIVEMLNGEVGIVVESHAKHKLKPKVLMVRKADKSMAAPFVRIDLMDSPRDDTGDTYQIAKEVPDGTYGIVLQEFVDEGLIVTAPVVEMPEGI is encoded by the coding sequence ATGAACCGACTGCACCAGGATATTGTTGAAACCCAGATTGACGTCGACGAACTGTCAATCGGTATGCACGTGGTGCGTCTCGATCGGCCCTGGGAAGACACCAACTTCCTGATCCAGGGCTTCGTGATTCGGGATAACGAGGAAATCCAGGCATTGCGGGCGCAATGCCGCCATGTGTTTATCGAGGGTCGGGTGGAAACCAGCGCAACACCGCGCGCTTCTTCGCCCGGGAAGGCCAAGCCCAAGTCCGGGCTGTTTGGCCTGTTCAAACGCAACGGCCAGAAAAAAGCCCAGCCCGCGGCACCGTCCCAGCCCCCCGCCCCGGCCAAATCGGTCAAGCCGCGCCGGCGCGTCAACTACATGAACCAGGTGGACGTCGGCACGGAAATGCCGATTGCCAAGGTCCGCTTCGAGGACGCCCAGAAAACCGCCAAATCGATCATGTCCGGCCTGCGCATGGGCCGCACCCTGGATCTGAACAACGCCCGCTCGGTGGTCAACAGCTGTGTGGAGAGCGTGCTGCGCAACGAAAACGCGCTGATGCTGCTGTCCAAGATCAAGAACCAGGACGAATACACCGCCGAGCACTGCATCAACGTCGCCATCCTGTCCGCCGCCTTCGGCAAGCATCTGGGCCTACTGGAGGGGGAAATCCGCAACCTGGCCCTGTGCGGCCTGCTGCACGACGTGGGCAAGACCCAAATTCCGGATCAGATCCTGAACAAACCCGGCGCCCTGACCCCGGCCGAGTTCGAACAAATGCGCGGCCACACCACCCACGGCCGCTCCATCCTAATGGGCACCAGCCAGTCCCTGAACACCGCCGTGGATGTCGCCTACAGCCATCACGAGCGCATGGACGGACAGGGCTACCCGCGCGGACTGCAGGGCCATCAAATCCCCCTGTTCGCCAAGATCGTCGGTCTGGTGGACACCTACGACGCCATCACCAGCAACCGCTGCTACGACAAGGGGCGGGCCTCAATGCAGGCGCTGGACATCATCCACAAGCACCGGGGCACCCAGTTCGACACGGAACTGGCAGAGGCCTTCATTCAAATGGTGGGCATCTACCCGCCTGGCTCCATCGTCGAGATGCTCAATGGCGAGGTGGGGATCGTGGTCGAGAGCCACGCCAAGCACAAGCTCAAGCCGAAAGTGCTGATGGTGCGCAAGGCCGACAAGTCCATGGCGGCACCGTTCGTACGCATCGACCTGATGGACTCACCCAGGGACGACACCGGGGACACCTACCAGATCGCCAAGGAAGTCCCGGATGGCACCTACGGCATCGTGCTGCAGGAATTTGTGGACGAGGGGCTGATTGTCACAGCCCCGGTGGTGGAGATGCCCGAGGGCATCTGA
- a CDS encoding hotdog fold thioesterase has product MAIWTRTPNLEAFLESSKNTAVGHMGIEYLEVGDDYVKGRMPVDERTVQPFGILHGGASVLLAETLGSMAANCCLKDPDTVAVGLDINANHLRPVSKGWVYGTARAIHIGRATQVWEIQLENEEGKATCISRLTMAVTARPKL; this is encoded by the coding sequence ATGGCCATCTGGACCCGTACCCCGAATTTGGAAGCTTTCCTGGAATCCAGCAAGAACACCGCCGTCGGTCACATGGGCATTGAGTATCTGGAAGTCGGTGACGACTACGTCAAGGGACGCATGCCGGTGGACGAGCGCACGGTGCAGCCGTTCGGCATCCTGCATGGCGGCGCCTCAGTGCTGTTGGCCGAGACCCTGGGCAGCATGGCCGCCAACTGCTGCCTGAAAGATCCGGACACGGTGGCCGTGGGTCTGGACATCAACGCCAACCACCTGCGCCCGGTGAGCAAGGGCTGGGTTTATGGCACCGCCCGCGCCATTCACATCGGTCGGGCCACCCAGGTCTGGGAAATCCAGCTGGAGAACGAAGAGGGCAAGGCCACCTGCATTTCCCGCCTGACCATGGCGGTCACGGCCCGCCCCAAGCTCTGA
- a CDS encoding ribonuclease J yields MTPDHNDLWFLPLGGTGEIGMNLNLYGHDGDWLMVDCGVTFPKPGRISADGSVHHRGEPPVQMADPAFIADRRDRLAGLIITHAHEDHIGAVPYLWPLLQCPVYTSRFTAEILRRKLAEFDLLHRVPIIVVDTGERRQIGAFNVEWLALTHSIPDPNALMIRTWIGNIFHSGDWKLDDQPLVGHGYSPKTFTDLAEEGVDAMVCDSTNATVAGHSISEAALHAGLLAAVQSATGRVVVTCFGSNIARLHTLGLIARATGRYMGLLGRSLINMSAAARAAGIWDSADRLINPGHLGYLPRHEVLAVATGSQGEPRTALRRLALGNHPDFELEAGDTVIFSARAIPGNEEAIDALIARLRALGVTVITAEDSPVPIHASGHPARDELEAMYQWVRPRVAIPVHGEAEHMDAHAEIARRTGVGKTLVGRNGDLFMIRPVPGMRRQVVETGRLGWDRQALVRVD; encoded by the coding sequence ATGACGCCGGATCACAACGACCTCTGGTTCCTGCCCCTGGGTGGCACCGGGGAAATTGGCATGAACCTCAATCTTTATGGCCACGACGGCGACTGGCTGATGGTCGATTGCGGGGTGACCTTCCCCAAACCCGGCCGGATTTCCGCCGACGGCAGCGTCCATCACCGGGGCGAGCCGCCGGTGCAGATGGCGGACCCGGCGTTCATCGCCGACCGTCGCGACCGGCTCGCCGGCCTGATCATTACCCACGCCCACGAAGACCACATCGGCGCCGTGCCTTACCTGTGGCCGCTGCTGCAATGCCCGGTCTACACCAGCCGGTTCACCGCCGAGATCCTGCGCCGCAAGCTGGCGGAGTTCGATCTGCTGCATCGGGTCCCGATCATCGTGGTGGACACCGGCGAGCGCCGGCAGATCGGTGCCTTCAACGTCGAGTGGCTGGCCCTGACCCACTCGATCCCCGACCCCAACGCGCTGATGATCCGCACCTGGATCGGCAACATCTTCCACAGCGGCGACTGGAAGCTGGACGACCAGCCCCTGGTGGGCCATGGCTATTCTCCCAAGACCTTCACCGACCTGGCCGAAGAAGGGGTCGACGCCATGGTCTGCGATTCCACCAACGCCACCGTGGCCGGCCACTCGATCTCCGAGGCGGCCCTGCACGCCGGGCTGCTGGCGGCGGTGCAATCGGCCACCGGGCGGGTCGTGGTCACCTGTTTTGGCAGCAACATTGCCCGCCTGCACACCCTCGGGCTGATTGCCCGGGCCACCGGGCGCTACATGGGGCTGCTGGGGCGCTCGCTGATCAATATGAGCGCCGCTGCCCGGGCTGCGGGGATCTGGGACAGCGCCGACCGGCTGATCAACCCGGGCCACCTCGGTTACCTGCCGCGCCACGAGGTCCTGGCCGTGGCCACGGGCAGTCAGGGCGAGCCCCGCACCGCCCTGCGCCGGCTGGCCCTGGGCAATCATCCGGATTTTGAACTCGAGGCCGGCGACACCGTGATTTTCAGCGCCCGCGCCATCCCCGGCAACGAAGAGGCCATCGACGCCCTGATTGCCCGCCTGCGGGCGCTGGGGGTAACCGTGATCACGGCCGAGGACTCGCCGGTGCCCATCCACGCCTCGGGTCACCCGGCCCGGGACGAGCTGGAGGCCATGTACCAGTGGGTGCGCCCGCGTGTGGCCATTCCGGTGCATGGCGAGGCCGAGCACATGGACGCCCACGCCGAGATTGCCCGCCGGACCGGCGTTGGCAAAACCCTGGTCGGGCGCAACGGCGATCTGTTCATGATCCGCCCGGTCCCGGGCATGCGACGCCAGGTGGTGGAAACCGGCCGCCTGGGCTGGGACCGGCAGGCGTTGGTTCGGGTCGACTGA